The nucleotide window tgatgcatagcctgcttttgtaacctgcttattgttacctacctacttatcctaaactgcttagtataggttggttagtgatccatcagtgacccccaccttgtccttgttgcccctgcttcatcattgaagacccgatcaacgggatcgaagaccaggccccggcaccgcacatcactttccccttagttgctcgacactactgcgttactatcgagtgccgagggtgagacctctatagcacttctgatgttaacctgtagtgtagctattcattcatggtcatcgagggtgatttcctccttaaccacttctgatacggctctgtcgtgcaaccctcaagtgtgaacctcgagggtggtttCCTCTTACgatcaccttgatgattacatcgagtggaattcaccgggggtgattccttgggttttccccttgatgtttgaacacacgaatactatgaatttacactgaaccatgttactaaagacgggtcggccctgaggggtacccgcgcgagcatatttgcgagtgatgtggagacgggttgacctggagggtgcccgcgagataattacgaggcgtggccgggcattcctagcccttgccgcaagtcctcgagacggggcgacggggtcacatctttcgtgagtctctgcttgttacagcgcgttcctaatccactacgatttggatatttgatccgaggggcctctggcctgatagcactaaccatcacgtgggcatagtatgggcgttctgcgtcgtatgcatcagccgaagcttaatagacgtcagcgactgagcgtcGCGCACcaggttggactgcgtaagcacctaccttgttgaaggaggtagctaggtctgctcaccggccgccctcgcaacatgcaggagttcccgaggagatggcccatgacccctgggggcataggtttagtccggcgtgctgacctctctattaagcctaggtcgggttgcggcgtattatttggccgaggccgggaatgacccaggaaagtgtgtccggccggagttaatcgagcgtggtgggtaagtttgtgcacccctgcagggaagaaaacatctatcgatagcctgtcctactgtaacggacacttggagttgtatcccgatcgatacaactagaactggatacttgataTGAGACATGGATATGAGGTGataaatggatagtatggctctgggattgctttctcgcaaggagtcgagaaaggatctctggccgaggttgataacactactactactttactttatgctactctactccctcctgttgctacaagatggtggtttccagaagatgctagtcttcgataggacttgGCCCTctctctattctggcatttctgcagcCCAGTCCACATATGCAGTCTtcctttgataatgttgcatatgtagtgtagatccttgcttgcgagtactttggatgagtactcacggttgctttgctcccccttttccccctttcttcttctttccggttgatgcaaccagatgtcggagcccaggagccagatgccaccgttgatgcctactactacgtgaagaccgccgatgaccaggagtagtcaagaggctcccaggcaggaggccttgccttttcgatcgtagatgcttttgtgctagccttcttaaggcaaatttgtctaactcatgtctgtactcagatattgttgctttcgctgactcttgtgtattcgagcttatgtattcgagccctcgaggcccctggcttgtaatataaagcttgtattattttaatttgtgtctagagttgtgttgtgatatcttcccgtgagtccttgatcttgatcgtacacatttccgtgtatgattagtgtacgattgaatcgggggcgtcacaatatgcacttatgattgaaactctagcaagcatccacaactactaaagatcattaaggtaaaacccaaccataacattaaagTATCAATtcccctttatcccatatgcaaacaacctacttactcgggtctgtgcttctgtcactcacgccacccaccataagcaaatcatgaacatattgcaaactctacagcgggaatccctcacgcttgcgcgacacggagagcaccataggaaaacaccaataataaaacatgcaactcaaaccaatcttgatcatcaaatagcccataggaaaaaacggatctactcaaacatcataggatagccatacatcattgggaaataatatatagcgttgagcaccatgtttaagtagagattacagcgggtaagagagaggttacaccgctgcatagaggggggaagagttggtgatgatggcggtgaagttgttggtgaagattgcagtgatgatgatggccacggcagcgttccggcgccaccggaagagaaggggagaggggggcccttcgtcttcttcttccttgatctcctccctagatgggagaagggtttcccctctggcccttggcctccatggcatgggaggggcgcgagcccctccgagattggatctatctctttgtttctctctgtttctgtgttctctctgctgccctttcaccgtttcgtgtatatatggagatccataactccaattggactgaaaccttcgccgtgattttttaccaaaaattagctttcttgcggccgaagaagggcatcaaccgccttacgggtggaccacgagggtcaggggcgcgccccctgcctcgtgcccacctcggacACCATTTCGCGTTGATCTTTCTCCCAGATTTTCCAAATactccaaaaataagctccgtctgtttttatcccgtttggattccgtttgatatggggtttctgcgaaacataaaacatgcaacaaacaggaactggcactaggcactggatcaatatgttagtcccaaaaataatataaaaagttgccaaaaagtatatgaaagttgtataatattggcatggaacaataaaaaattatagatacgacggggACGTAtcaggaccccgctgccacgggagggtaggacaaaagatgtcacgcaagttcttttccataagcacgtatgactatattcggaatacatgcctacattacattgatgaattggctagttctgtgtcatcctatgttataactgttgcatgaataatcgcatccggcataattctccatcaccgatccaatgcctacaagcttttcacatattgttcttcacttatttacttttccgttgctactgttacaatcactacaaaacccaaaaatattacttttgctactgttaccgttactatcatactactttgctactaaatactttgctgcagatactaagttatccaggtgtggttgaattgacaactcaactactaatacttgagaatattctttggctccccttgtgtcgaatcaataaatttgggttgaatactctaccctcgaaaactgttgcgatcccctatacttttgggttatcaGGGAGAAAAACCTCCCCCAGGGCAGCATTTTTGTAGATGACTGACGGAGCCATCGTACCTTCTGATGACGACGCagcgaaactctcaatgaaagaaccaatgtcgatgtcaaaaccggaggatctcgggtagggggtcccaaactatgcgtctaaggtcgatggtaacaggagacgggggacacgatgtttacccaggttcgggccctcttgatggaggtaataccctacttcctgcttgattgatcttgatgaatatgaggattacaagagttgatctaccacgagatcgtaatggctaaactttagatgtctagcctgtatgattgtgattgcctctactATTTTGAGCATGCACATGCATTACCTTCTTCGTATGATCATGCAACAAGCACATACATTGATCATGCACAAACCCGAACTACTAACAACATCAATCTAACACTGTCAATAAACCAAGAGCAACACATAATAGCACCAATATAGCATCAAGAACACCCAATCTAGCAACAATCTACCATTAAGAACCCCCAATCTAGCAAAAAGACCCCCATAATAGCATCAATCTACTGTCATTGTAACAAAAACAACAATAACCTCAATCGATTTAGTTCGAATTGATTGGAATCGAATTGAATCAAGTCGGATCCAATCCAATCCTACCCAGTATGCAGTAAGCAAAAAACCTTAACTACAACTATGAGGACGGAAAACAAAATGCACATACCAGAGCGGGTGTCGTTGGAGCGTACATCGGCTGAGGAACAAACCCTGGCGGGAACAGGGCGGCAGAAGAGGATGAGCCGGCCAATCCGAGGGCTGCCGCCCTATCCCAGTGCTCCTCGTCACATGTGGGGTGGATGAAGACGGTGCGGCTATCCTTGCGCCTGCCGCGCTCCCGACGCCTTGCACCAGAGAAAACCTTCAAATGGGTGTAAAAAAAACCCCATTCCGGCCAAGGTTGCCGCCATCACAGTAGACGGGGGTGTCATCGCCCCCGTAGTCGAACCTACAATGACTAGGTCTGGATATGGAGGCGAAGTCAAACGACTGATGGCGCATTAGCCGgagcacacggcttggaacagaAGGGGGCGACACGAGAATGGCCGCCAAGAGGTCAATGCCACTGTGGGAGAGGCTGGCCACCCACTGGTCTTGGATTGGGTTGCCCTGACGATGATAGGTGTGGGGGCGACGCGACTGTGGGTGTGCCATGGAGGAGAGCACGAAGGGGCAGGGAGGGGGAGAGAGAAAGAACGGTATGAATGGTCGTGGGAGGTGACTGAAGGGAGGGAGGGAAGTTATGAGCAGTCTCGTCCGACTCCCGCACTTCCCAATGTGTGCAGGCGACGGCACACCGCACACGTGGCCAAAGCGAGCCTGACTAGCCAAAAAATGGCCGATTCAGCCGTTCCCTCACATACAGGCCTAAAGGTGGTTTAAGTTTTGTCCGGCTCAAAAAGCAAATGCATCCAAAGAGAAAAAGACATCCCACATATATGCGGGCAACCAAACACATGGCGGATGGCCGTGTTGCATATGTATTGCCCGAACCCTAGCCGACATCCTTGCACGGCAGCAACACGAGTATCTAGCTGGTCGCCTCGGGCAGGTCGCCTAGCTCGGTCCCGCACTCCTCCTGCATCATCGCTGGTGCTCTGGCCGGCGGGTCAGCTAAAACAAACGATGGCTCAGGAATGGAAAAAAGAAGTAACACAACGGAGGTACAAGAGATCGACCAGCTTGAAAGATGAACACGAGTGGACGGCGGTGCTCCGGTCCGGCAAGATTGAGATGCAGGCAAGATATGCAGCAGCCTGCTCGGAAAGCTATCCTAGCCCCTCGCTTCAGATCGTGCGGCCGGCGCCCTCCTTTGCTTCGCCCCGAACCCGAAGCAGCCGTGCGACAACTGGCCACGTGGAGGCCTCGGAGAGCGCCAGCAGAGCATATTCCCAAGCCCACGTGCCGCGTCTAGATGCTGCTACCGGTCGATATAGTGCCGTGTGCGCACACGCTTCTTCTCTTGTCCTCTGCCTTTTctctcctctctgttctcttGTTCCGATCTTCTCTCTTTTTTAGTGTAGGCACAGCGCACGTACCCGAGCCATGGGCGGGGTGATGGAGGCCGACGGTAGGAAGGACGGCGAcacgccggcggcggcggcgcagaggGGCGAGGCGTCGTTGGGCGTGTCCGTGCAGGAGGGGCTGCAGCACGCCAAGGCCAGCGTGGTCGGCGCGGTGCAGCAGGCGATGGCGGGgagcgaggaggaggcggcgcagGCGGACCTGCGCGCGGCCAAGGCGCAGGTGGAGGCCACCGACGAGGCCGAGGTCAAGAAGAAGCAACTCGCCGCCGGTTGATCGAGGTCACCGCGGCTTAATTGCGTGCAAGATTGCTAGGCTCTATCCATTGCATTTGGGTTAGGTTCTTGACTTCTGCTAGCATTTTTTTTCTCGATCTGCTGTTTGTTTTTGTAATAAATTCCAGCTGAACTTTGTTACGATGTTGATTTGCCTTTGTGAAACTAGTTTTGCACGCGTATCTGAACTGAAACTGCATCCTTTATCTTTGTCAGTATGTACTGATCCAGGCCAATGTCAGCAGGCAAATTACTTCAGTCAAAATTACCTGAAATTGCATATATCCGACACGTTCAAAACATGGCGTGGCCAGGCTGAAATTCAGAAGAACCATCAACACATTCACAGGGAAGTTCCAAAGTTTAACCACAATGGACATGCAGCGGATACTTATTTTGCATGTAATTCTGCCTAGAGGTACACATAACACAAGCTAGTAGGGCAGACATATAACAGTCCAGATTTATTTGAAAACACAAGGGTACACATCATGACAATCCGGAAATCAAACTAGGCCAGGTAGAACAGCTGAGCAATGCAGACACTGGAACTCTGGCCTAACAGAATAGACGGCAGGACAAAAAATTCCATGAATATTCAGAGAGATGACCTCTAAAATCATTTACAATACCAGGGAAGGCCGTATTCTACATCAATGCAAGATTTCAGTACCAAATATCTAAAAAGTAACATTGTACCACCTCTCCCAAAATCTAAGACGTTTTTGCAGTTCAAACTAAACTgcaaaaaacgtcttatatttagggacagagggagtatttaaTTCTAAAATTTGGCTACACTTCATTTTCGTGGAATTTAAATTATAGGAGCATCTtcgcctctatatttcatatctGTCATTTTCTCTCGCCATCAGGATGATTACTGGTGAGTACATAAACTCTATCTACCTATATAGATTACTGGTGAGTACATAAACTCTTTGGAGCAGCTATTGGTGAGTACATGCTGCAACTGCAACTACTCGAAAGAATAACATCTGCACAATATATGCAGAAGTAAATCTGACACCTAAAAGAACTTGGTGAGTGGTGACCTCGATCATACATGGCTTGCTTTCGTTCCTCATGGAATGAACCAAATAGGATTCAGTTTCAGAAACTGGACTGAACATATCAACAGGAACTCTGTTTTGCGAGTCCGTGCAGAAataaatctctgcattttgtatTTACCTTTATATATATTATATATCAAGTTATGTTACCATAGGTATGGGGATCGATACTGTTGGATTATGGATGGGCTTAGGTCCATATGAGATACTAATCCCTGATTAATCTTGAGACCCATGTATGAGATGGCaggtggtgggaagtttagtcccaccttgctagttgaGGAGAGTTGAGACCCCTTTATAAGGGCTGCTCTATCACTTGTCATTGGGGGCTTGGGAAGAGGAGTggtacacgcgcgctcctccgcCGTCCGTCTCGTCACGACGCGCACGCGCACGCgcacgcgccgcgggttgcgagAATGAGCCGAGCCGAAGCTTATTTATTAATCGGGAATTAATTAATGAGTCGCTAACAGGTGGGCCATTGTCCGAGACGTTGCCGTCATCTACTGCTTCCGATCCGTCCCGCTgaggctgctgctgccgccgccgcgttgGCCTGGCCAACCGGAAGGCATGCCCATACTAATGACCACCAAGAGTGCACATACTCCTAAGGAATCACCCATCGCAAACAGCGTCAGGAATGGGTGACTGTACTAGTAACGGTAGCCGTCAGCCCGTCACGAATGGCTTGCCAGGGAGCTGACCATCAGGAATGTGTGAGGTCATCAGTCGGTTCCTCACGGTGTGACATGTCATCAGGAAAGAGCAAACCTGATGGTGTACCACGACCGTTGCTTGCTAGAAAACCGTCAACAATAAAAATGAAGAGAATTCTAAGTGTTGTTTAAAATTCAATATACAAACTGATGGAAAAATGTAAGCTACATGTATCTTATCCATTGATATACATATGCAAGGAAATACATCATATAACCCAATAAATAAGATGTCAACAACGGGAAAACCACTCATGGTTCACAAGATCACAATCCATTAGATTGTTCGCAATATCATCTCATTTAATTCATCGTTCATCGTTCACAAGATGTTAACTTCACGGGAACCAGAGCTTCTACTCTAGTTTCATAACATTTGACCAAAATCCTGAAGACACATTCTAGTTGAACAGTATAGGCAGCAATTGGCAAAAAAAAAAGGCTAGCTCCACAGTATATTTATGCTTTGTTAAAATGATAAGTATGAGCATGATCTTCAGCATGAGAAGACGTTGTTCACGGAGTACCAGCATGCTCTTGGGCCCTGCTTGGAAACGTCCATAAACCTACACCAGTAAAAAATTGGTACATGTATCAAATAATTTTATGGTCCAAGCAGATTCCAACcaacatatatatacatatccatagaaaCATATATTTATTTTTCAATGCAGGATGTAATTCTGTAGGAGTACAAATGCATTTCAGAAAATCAAATAGGCATTGGTGTAGTGGTGCTAGATGTGAAAGTAAGACAGCGATGCTGAAACTGAAAATAATTACTGTGATAGCCTGAATTTTATTTATGCTTTGCATTCGGTATTCCAAGCCAAATCATGATTTCAAATGCCACTATACAATTCTATGTCATTCTAAATGCAAACTACTCCAATCCTCAATCAGACCATATGCATGTCAGCGAATTTCCACTGGATTTTTGACAGGGCGTGTTCATCTACTTTGAGGGCCATGTCTTTCAGAACATGTGAAACCATATATAATTGTTTCCTCTAGCAACAAATAACCATTTTTTTTGATTAATTGAACAAGTCAACCATTTTTGTCAATGAACTGCATTCTAATGCAGAATCGAGCAACCAGTACATATGACATTATTTTTTGGAAAACCATGAGAAAAGGTGGAAGGGCACACGAGAGAAAGGGACTGAAACAATGCCCTCTTTCCTGGCAGATACCAATTCTATCAATATGCACAATAGCTTGTGAATACTCAGTGCTACTTGAATACCAGCCTGCACTGTGATATATTCCCAAAACTAAGTTCGATGTTGAACTGCAGGCATGATCTTTTGCGTCAAGCCAAACCACGATTAAATGTCCAGAGAATAGTAAGGAAAAGTTTCTGCATTTATTGTGTGACCCACATGAACAAGATTAGACAAATTGTAAATCCTTACCCATGCCATCATCACTAAAATGGTAGGATTTTCCATGTGATCTCAGATGTTACCACATGAAAATATATCGGCTGGTCTTAAATTGGCCACACTTCATAGAGCTAAAGCATTTAACTGGACCGAAGAAACAAGATTCATGTTGGACACTTAGAACAACAAGCGTAAAGACCCGATGATACTGTAATGTTGTTGTAGCATGACTCACATAGTTCTTATCTtcttgcatctcaactaaatgcTCTGTTTGAAGCGATGCGGAGTAAGCTCCATATGATACTGCCCCTCAATGTTTGCCATTCCTAACCACTTACGATTAATGTTATAACGCAAGAGATGTTTATCACTAAACCCAGGGCCGTACCTCAAAATTTTTGGCCCCGGTGAGAAATGAGAATTTAGGCCCCATATACAGGAAAATTAATTGAAATATTTTCCATTAACCATTGAGAAATATCAAAGATATAAATCATACCAAAAGAAAATATTTATTACTTTGAAATATTAAATTATGAATCATTGGAGAAAAGTCAGAGAGAGGAAACGAGGAGACGAAGTATTAAGTTGCAGCGATTTGATTTGTGGCTGACGCTGAGCAGAATTTGATGCGTTTGCATACGCCACTGCTTCGACTCCCGTGAAGATGATTCCGGGACATGACTGGGCCGTGGGTGCCTTGTTAATCTCTAGTAATACCAGATTAACTATAGTAATAATAATCATGTACTGTACTTAAAAAATTAGGGGCCCCAAGATTTTGGGGGCCCTGTGCAGCTGCTCCGGTTGCACCTGCCCACATACGGACCTGACTAAACCTGGTCATTAGCTCACGCTCGTTGACCATAACCAGCCCACTGAGAAATGTCATGGTTGGAGCAACATGGGTTCCTGACATATCCTATTTAGCGCCACAGGCGCCGGTTTTAGTTCATTTCGCAAACCGGCGCCTGCAGCGGTGCTAGGCGGGCTGGCCCGTTTAGAATCTGATTCACCCCCGTCCCATCTAAGTCTTTCCCCCGACCCCCTGTTTCTTCCGTTTTCCCGTGGCGTCCTCTGTTTCCTCCTCTGCTTCTCCCCCGACGACTTCTCTTCTTCCTCGAAGACTGAGTTCGAATCTCAGGCGAATCTCAGGCGAATCAGGCGGATCGACGAGGGAGCGCATCGACGAACCCTAATCCGACTGCTTCTTCTGTGTTCTTCTTCCTTCGTCGCGTGATGGATTCATCTGGTTCATTCTTCTTCTAACCCTAATCCCCCTCAGGTCTTCGGTTAGGGTTTGTGTTTTTCGTGGTGCTCGTTCTTTTGTGTTGCTGTTTGTTTAATCGTGGATCTGGCCGTATGCAATGATGGATGGTGTCTCTGGTATCTAGGGTTTGGGGTAGAAAATTTCGCCCCTTATTTTAGATCTTCTGTTTGCATGTGTATAAATGTATCCTGTTCATGCGTGTAAATCCATCTCATGTGACGGATGGCATCTCCCGTGTGTTGGTCCGTGTCCCTCTGCCATCTGTGTAACTGAATCCGCTGTATGATTTATTATCTTGTTGTGTCTGAATTCATCTCCCCTTTTGTTGTTCTGTCTATTTTGTGCCCATCGGCATGCATAACATAGTTGAAATTTACTAGGGGTTTTGTGATTATTAGGAAGATGTTGGCTCTGAGTATTAATCTTGTGGGATTGGAGAGTGGTTCTACATGTATTGGAGTATAAATCAATAGTAGATTGTGGAGTGTATTGTAATAATTTCGAGGGTATAGTGCATTTTGTTTTAGTTAGTGAACTTCAACTTGAGACATTTAGTTTGTCATGGTTTGTTGACAAATTCCCCTTAGCACGTTTCTATTTGTTAGTTCACATTTATGTCTGGTTCTAATCCTAGTTTTTGCACATCTGTATGCGACAGTCTCCTATATTTTCATTCGTTCTTTTTGTTGACACTTGTCCAGCAATATTTCATATAGTCCATACCATGAGGTATTTGGTAATGCCCATAGCTATGTCTTCATCTAATACTAATAAGCTATGCCTAATTTAACTGGACATATATCCCATTTGTGAATGCCTAGGTGTTGTACTTCGCGTGATTTTGTTTAGTCAAGTTATGATGTTTGATTGTTCCAGAAAGGGTTCTTGTATAATAATATAATGTTTTTATAGTACTATATATATACCAATTTTGTAGTTAGTGCATGGTGCATATAAAGTTGTCAAGTTCCAACATGTTAGGTTATGAGAGAATGATCAGCTAATTTCTAGAAGAAGCAATTGTCAATTTCAATTTCTGTAGTGGTACTATAGTACCTTATATAGGAAAAAGAACACAGAAAAAGATAACAGAAAATGCCCGCTCAAATCTTCACATATAGAATCAGTGACCTAGGAATTAGAATGTGCTATAGTTATGGCACATGTAGATGAGCTTTAACACAAATATTTTTGTTTTTCAACTAGGTTATTGAATTTGAAGAAAATTTCCTCTTAGTATTTCTATGTTTTCTTGTCCAATCCCTTTAGTATGTTATGGTTTTTTAATTATCTGCAATGTCCTATATTCATAAGTAGTGCTCATTTGTTAATAGTTGTTGTTAAATCTGTATTTGTAGCACACGAAGGAGGTGGGGTTGGCCAAGTTCAAGAACCAGAAGGGGACGAACCAACTGAATACCCTCCACGAGGTCTCCGGAATGACTCAGGTGGTATGTTAGTTCTTCTCTTTTCTGTTTGTAGCTTTCAAATTTGCTATAGTACAAAACTAGATCAAATTGCTGGAAAAATTATTCTTATGTGAGCTTTTGGTCTTACCAGATGTTTTTATCTATTCACTTGTTAGTTTTTGTCTATTCACTTGTTAGTTTGTGCTGTTTGAAAGTTAAGTTTGTGCTGTTT belongs to Triticum urartu cultivar G1812 chromosome 7, Tu2.1, whole genome shotgun sequence and includes:
- the LOC125521392 gene encoding uncharacterized protein LOC125521392 — translated: MGGVMEADGRKDGDTPAAAAQRGEASLGVSVQEGLQHAKASVVGAVQQAMAGSEEEAAQADLRAAKAQVEATDEAEVKKKQLAAG